A window of the Thalassospira indica genome harbors these coding sequences:
- a CDS encoding GntR family transcriptional regulator: protein MEPLSGRKSLTDEVHDRLVDALCSGALPPGTPLRQEAIAEELNVSRQPVLQALGLLRRDRLVEPMGRRGYRVAPVDSDLVRHVYDLREAFDGLAARLAAETKAPDRESALRAAIIQGHHALGSGDTANLVAADVAFHQTIYRLSGNPLLPEASAAVWLQIRRVMHAYLQIGYPRDPIWTEHQAIADAICVGDGPLAEKLARDHGRNARDRLISRMEKPS from the coding sequence ATGGAACCTCTTTCCGGCCGAAAAAGTCTGACTGACGAAGTGCATGACCGCCTGGTTGATGCCTTGTGTTCCGGTGCTCTCCCTCCCGGGACACCTTTGCGTCAGGAAGCTATTGCCGAGGAACTCAATGTCTCGCGGCAACCAGTGTTGCAAGCTCTGGGGTTGCTGCGTCGTGACAGACTGGTCGAACCGATGGGACGGCGCGGATATCGCGTTGCGCCTGTCGACAGCGACCTTGTCCGTCACGTTTATGACCTGAGAGAAGCATTTGACGGGCTTGCAGCTCGTCTTGCTGCTGAGACCAAGGCACCGGATCGGGAATCGGCTTTGCGGGCTGCCATTATACAGGGACACCACGCTCTGGGCAGCGGCGACACCGCAAACCTTGTTGCAGCCGACGTCGCATTCCATCAAACGATCTACCGTTTGTCGGGTAACCCCCTGTTGCCCGAAGCATCAGCCGCAGTCTGGCTTCAGATCAGACGCGTGATGCATGCCTACCTGCAGATCGGGTACCCCCGTGATCCGATCTGGACGGAACATCAGGCCATCGCCGATGCAATCTGTGTCGGCGATGGTCCTCTTGCCGAAAAACTGGCGCGCGATCATGGCCGCAATGCACGTGATCGCCTGATTTCCCGAATGGAAAAGCCAAGCTGA
- a CDS encoding carbon-nitrogen hydrolase family protein codes for MTRFIAACVQVNSRDVMSDNLARAATYARDAHAAGARLIAFPENVSMMSFGGENGRAAAFPEDEHPGLVFFCDLAEELKSTLIVGSLHVKVPDEDRVANRCFVIGPDGKVITSYDKIHMFDVDLANGESYRESKTFRPGNAARLAETEFGKVGISICYDVRFPHLFRDYAKAGAKILSIPAAFTRTTGQAHWHTLLKARAIENGCFVIAAAQCGDHPGDRQTFGHSLIIDPWGQVLADGGTDPGFITAEIDLTRVDEIRRMVPSLGNDREYKPC; via the coding sequence ATGACCCGTTTCATTGCGGCTTGTGTGCAAGTCAATTCACGCGATGTGATGTCTGATAACCTTGCGCGGGCGGCAACCTATGCCCGTGATGCCCATGCGGCGGGGGCCAGATTGATCGCCTTTCCTGAAAACGTGTCGATGATGTCGTTTGGTGGCGAAAATGGCCGTGCCGCTGCCTTTCCCGAGGATGAGCATCCCGGTCTGGTTTTCTTTTGCGACCTGGCAGAAGAACTGAAATCCACCCTGATTGTCGGATCGCTGCATGTCAAAGTGCCGGATGAGGACCGCGTTGCGAACCGGTGTTTTGTGATTGGTCCGGATGGCAAGGTCATCACATCCTATGACAAGATCCATATGTTTGACGTCGATCTGGCCAATGGCGAAAGTTACCGCGAAAGCAAAACATTCCGTCCCGGCAATGCGGCCCGACTGGCCGAAACCGAGTTTGGCAAGGTCGGGATATCGATCTGTTATGACGTGCGGTTCCCGCATCTGTTTCGCGATTACGCCAAGGCGGGCGCAAAGATCCTGAGCATCCCGGCGGCCTTTACCCGCACCACCGGACAGGCGCACTGGCATACCCTTTTGAAGGCGCGTGCGATTGAAAACGGCTGCTTTGTGATTGCGGCGGCCCAGTGCGGTGATCATCCAGGCGACCGCCAGACGTTTGGTCATTCCCTGATCATTGATCCGTGGGGACAGGTTTTGGCCGATGGTGGCACCGATCCGGGTTTCATCACCGCCGAGATTGATCTGACGCGCGTTGATGAAATTCGCCGGATGGTGCCATCACTTGGCAATGATCGGGAATATAAGCCGTGTTAG
- a CDS encoding VOC family protein, with protein sequence MTAAFLEHVNFTVADPAKTAQNLDNWFGWHTRWHGEAIHGGLSYHVGNDTSYVAIYALGTPKDGQDNSYATIGGLNHIGIVVDDLDATEAKIKADGIETFNHADYEPGRRFYFRDENNIEFEVVSYA encoded by the coding sequence ATGACTGCTGCATTTCTCGAACACGTGAATTTTACGGTCGCCGATCCGGCGAAAACCGCCCAGAACCTGGATAACTGGTTTGGCTGGCACACCCGCTGGCATGGGGAGGCCATCCATGGCGGGCTGTCCTATCATGTTGGTAATGACACAAGTTATGTCGCGATCTATGCCCTTGGCACGCCGAAGGACGGCCAGGATAACTCCTATGCCACCATCGGCGGATTGAACCATATCGGGATTGTCGTCGATGACCTTGATGCGACCGAGGCAAAGATCAAGGCCGACGGTATCGAGACCTTCAACCATGCCGATTACGAACCCGGTCGCCGGTTCTATTTCCGTGATGAAAACAACATCGAATTCGAAGTGGTCAGTTACGCCTGA
- a CDS encoding YHS domain-containing (seleno)protein has product MMFKKFLIGTAFVFGLSGAAFAGEQYVDETGFAISGYDAVAYFNLPQKDVGMMQPHAVPGRADITAEYNGATWAFASEENREMFLADPAKYAPAFDGHCAYGVVKGGKVPANPNLWRIVDGKLYLNITPAVVGFWNEDISGNISAAKGNWTDLESKSASDKSWMAISDNDGTYDMAAPIK; this is encoded by the coding sequence ATGATGTTCAAAAAGTTTTTGATCGGTACGGCATTTGTTTTTGGCCTGTCTGGTGCCGCCTTTGCGGGCGAGCAATATGTCGATGAAACCGGCTTTGCGATCAGCGGCTATGACGCGGTGGCCTATTTCAACTTGCCGCAAAAGGATGTCGGCATGATGCAGCCCCATGCCGTTCCGGGCCGGGCCGACATTACGGCTGAGTATAATGGTGCAACCTGGGCATTTGCGTCCGAGGAAAACCGCGAGATGTTTCTGGCTGATCCGGCGAAATACGCCCCGGCATTTGATGGGCATTGCGCATATGGGGTTGTAAAGGGCGGCAAAGTGCCAGCCAACCCGAACCTGTGGCGGATTGTCGACGGGAAACTTTATTTGAATATCACGCCGGCCGTGGTTGGTTTCTGGAACGAGGATATTTCAGGCAATATCAGTGCCGCCAAAGGCAACTGGACCGACCTTGAAAGCAAGTCCGCGTCGGACAAAAGCTGGATGGCGATTTCAGATAATGACGGCACCTATGATATGGCCGCACCGATCAAGTAA
- a CDS encoding PhoX family protein gives MNDKYEIIEDSDDIPSNPTNNPCIDDLINARFSRRGFFKGLMATSAVVGAGIATKGVAKAQSPSTLTFKSIPQKITETHAVADGYDASVLIRWGDKVVADAPAFVPGQVDANAQNKQFGYNCDYVGYMPLPVGSQNSDHGLLCVSHEYTNAELMWSGLKDAMDASEEQALHEIAAHGHSVIEVKKTGGKWQVVDGSDYARRISPIDTEMQITGPAAGHDRLKTNTDPTGTRVIGTLNNCAGGKTPWGTVLIAEENFNGYFGGDIAKTSEERNYKRLGISQDSWYSWVKYFDRFNVEKDPNEPNKFGWMVEIDPYDPTSMPKKRTALGRFKHEGATVIINKDNSVVAYSGDDQRFDYLYKFIAANKYNPNDRAANMDLLENGTLFVAQFHEDGSLDWMPLIFGEGPLTAENDFHSQADVLIEARRAADLLGATQMDRPEDVEPNPVNGKVYVMLTNNSKRKEGNAANPRAANPHGHVLELTPPGGRGKDADHTASRFTWDIMIAAGNPAVADDKAVYHPAAESWVSCPDNMAIDHRGRLWISTDGAPKSDIPDGMHATDVDGPGRALTKFFFACPVGAEMCGPEFTPDGKALFLAVQHPADGSSYDAPSTRWPDFQAAMPPRPSVVAVTKNDGGEIAG, from the coding sequence ATGAACGATAAATACGAAATCATCGAAGATAGTGACGATATCCCGTCCAACCCGACCAACAATCCGTGCATCGACGATCTGATCAATGCACGCTTTTCCCGCCGCGGCTTTTTCAAAGGCCTGATGGCGACGTCGGCTGTTGTGGGCGCAGGCATTGCGACCAAAGGCGTTGCCAAGGCGCAGTCGCCATCCACCCTGACCTTCAAGTCCATCCCGCAGAAAATCACCGAAACCCATGCTGTTGCTGATGGTTATGACGCAAGTGTGCTGATCCGTTGGGGCGACAAGGTTGTTGCCGACGCACCGGCATTCGTTCCGGGTCAGGTCGATGCCAACGCGCAGAACAAGCAGTTCGGTTATAACTGCGACTATGTCGGCTATATGCCGCTTCCGGTTGGTTCGCAGAATTCCGACCATGGTCTGCTGTGCGTCAGCCACGAATACACCAATGCCGAATTGATGTGGTCGGGCCTCAAGGACGCGATGGATGCATCCGAAGAACAGGCACTGCATGAAATCGCGGCCCACGGTCATTCAGTCATCGAAGTCAAGAAAACCGGTGGCAAATGGCAGGTTGTTGACGGGTCCGATTATGCGCGCCGCATCTCCCCGATCGACACCGAAATGCAGATTACCGGCCCGGCTGCTGGTCATGACCGTCTTAAGACCAACACCGATCCGACCGGCACCCGTGTTATCGGGACGCTGAACAACTGTGCGGGTGGCAAAACCCCGTGGGGTACGGTTCTGATCGCCGAAGAAAACTTCAACGGGTACTTTGGTGGCGACATCGCCAAAACCAGCGAAGAACGCAACTACAAGCGTCTGGGCATCAGCCAGGACAGCTGGTACTCGTGGGTTAAATATTTCGACCGCTTCAATGTTGAAAAAGACCCGAACGAGCCGAACAAATTTGGCTGGATGGTTGAAATCGACCCGTACGATCCGACCTCGATGCCGAAAAAGCGCACCGCCCTTGGCCGTTTCAAGCACGAAGGTGCCACCGTCATCATCAACAAGGACAACTCCGTTGTTGCCTATTCCGGTGATGATCAGCGCTTTGACTATCTCTACAAATTCATTGCGGCAAACAAATACAATCCGAATGATCGCGCCGCGAACATGGACCTTCTGGAAAACGGCACACTCTTTGTCGCCCAGTTCCACGAAGATGGCAGCCTTGACTGGATGCCGCTGATCTTTGGCGAAGGCCCGCTGACCGCTGAAAATGACTTCCACAGCCAGGCTGATGTTCTGATCGAAGCCCGTCGTGCGGCCGACCTTCTGGGCGCAACCCAGATGGACCGCCCGGAAGACGTCGAACCGAACCCGGTCAACGGTAAGGTCTATGTCATGCTGACCAACAACTCCAAGCGCAAGGAAGGCAACGCAGCAAACCCGCGTGCGGCCAACCCGCATGGTCACGTGCTGGAACTCACCCCTCCGGGTGGTCGCGGCAAGGATGCCGATCACACCGCTTCGCGCTTTACCTGGGACATCATGATTGCGGCTGGCAACCCGGCGGTTGCCGATGACAAGGCGGTTTACCATCCGGCAGCAGAATCCTGGGTTTCCTGCCCGGATAACATGGCAATCGACCATCGTGGTCGCCTGTGGATTTCCACCGACGGCGCACCGAAGTCCGACATTCCTGATGGCATGCATGCCACCGATGTTGATGGCCCGGGCCGTGCGCTGACCAAATTCTTCTTTGCTTGCCCGGTTGGTGCGGAAATGTGTGGTCCGGAATTCACCCCGGATGGAAAGGCGCTTTTCCTTGCCGTTCAACACCCGGCAGACGGTTCGTCCTATGACGCGCCAAGCACCCGCTGGCCGGACTTCCAGGCAGCAATGCCGCCGCGTCCGTCGGTTGTGGCCGTGACCAAAAATGACGGTGGTGAAATCGCGGGCTAA
- a CDS encoding class I SAM-dependent methyltransferase, with protein MSSQLPSSWVTQHCPTPHPARNRALDLACGKGRHSFWLADQGWQVTATDLDLSQTDTDTNPAINWVEADLESGHWPLGDQQFDLIIVANYLHRPLFEYLRNAVRPGGILIYETFMVGNEAYGRPRSPDFLLRTDELTDTFADWTIIAQQQGPIRAKPDDEITAIKQSIVAQKPEQG; from the coding sequence ATGTCATCCCAATTGCCATCAAGCTGGGTCACACAGCACTGTCCCACGCCACACCCTGCCCGCAATCGCGCGCTTGATCTTGCCTGCGGCAAGGGACGACACAGCTTCTGGCTGGCGGATCAGGGCTGGCAGGTGACGGCAACTGATCTCGATCTTTCGCAAACCGATACCGATACGAACCCTGCAATCAACTGGGTCGAAGCCGACCTTGAATCCGGTCACTGGCCGTTGGGCGATCAACAGTTCGATCTGATCATTGTTGCCAATTACCTGCATCGGCCGCTGTTTGAATATCTGCGCAACGCCGTCCGACCGGGCGGCATCCTGATTTATGAAACCTTCATGGTCGGGAACGAGGCATATGGCCGTCCGCGATCACCGGATTTCCTTCTGCGCACCGATGAATTGACAGACACATTTGCCGACTGGACGATCATCGCCCAGCAACAAGGCCCGATCAGAGCGAAACCGGATGATGAAATTACAGCGATAAAACAATCTATTGTGGCGCAGAAGCCTGAACAAGGCTGA
- a CDS encoding DUF1178 family protein, which yields MILFQLKCEHDHEFEGWFKDGATYDAQAASGDLSCPVCGTSNVGKALMAPRLRTSRQKEVAAEKQQQKAIAEATQAAIAEIRKQVESNCENVGNKFAEEARKIHYGETEKRGIYGQASLKETAELVDEGIDVMALPWDDGTKKN from the coding sequence ATGATTCTATTTCAGCTTAAATGCGAACATGATCACGAATTCGAAGGTTGGTTCAAGGACGGCGCAACATATGACGCGCAGGCCGCCAGCGGGGATTTGTCCTGCCCGGTGTGTGGAACGTCAAATGTTGGCAAGGCCCTGATGGCGCCGCGTCTGCGCACGTCACGGCAAAAAGAAGTCGCTGCCGAAAAACAACAGCAAAAGGCAATCGCCGAAGCGACCCAGGCCGCAATTGCCGAAATTCGCAAACAGGTCGAAAGCAATTGCGAAAATGTCGGCAACAAGTTTGCCGAAGAAGCCCGCAAAATCCATTACGGCGAAACCGAAAAGCGCGGCATCTATGGCCAGGCGTCGCTTAAGGAAACCGCCGAACTGGTCGATGAAGGCATCGATGTCATGGCGTTGCCCTGGGATGACGGAACCAAAAAGAACTGA
- the ubiG gene encoding bifunctional 2-polyprenyl-6-hydroxyphenol methylase/3-demethylubiquinol 3-O-methyltransferase UbiG, producing MSDASAPTSRTANADEIARFSAMSEKWWDPNGVMKPLHKFNPVRLQILRDNICAHLGRDPETIEPLKGIEIIDIGCGAGLLSEPLARMGAKMTSIDASESNIEVAKIHAAQSGLEIDYRCATPEMLADEGKQFDIVLNMEVIEHVDDAQFFMQACASVLKPGGLMFVATLNRTIKSLALAKIGAEYVLRWLPAGTHDWRKFVKPSEMSGYLRGAGLDLQDITGVTYNPFNDTWSPAPRDLDVNYMVIAKKPD from the coding sequence ATGTCGGACGCATCCGCCCCTACCAGCCGCACTGCCAATGCCGATGAAATCGCACGTTTTTCTGCGATGTCCGAAAAGTGGTGGGATCCAAATGGTGTGATGAAGCCGCTGCACAAATTCAATCCGGTGCGCCTGCAAATCCTGCGCGATAATATCTGTGCGCATCTTGGCCGCGATCCGGAAACGATTGAGCCGCTTAAAGGCATCGAAATCATCGATATCGGATGTGGTGCTGGCCTGTTGTCCGAGCCGCTTGCGCGCATGGGGGCAAAGATGACCTCGATTGATGCGTCCGAAAGCAATATCGAAGTCGCCAAAATCCATGCCGCACAATCCGGTCTTGAAATCGACTATCGCTGCGCAACACCTGAAATGCTGGCCGATGAGGGCAAGCAGTTTGATATCGTTTTGAACATGGAAGTCATCGAACATGTCGATGACGCGCAATTCTTCATGCAGGCTTGCGCATCGGTGCTTAAACCGGGTGGCTTGATGTTTGTCGCCACACTGAACCGCACGATCAAGTCGCTGGCACTGGCCAAGATCGGCGCGGAATACGTTCTGCGCTGGCTGCCTGCGGGCACCCATGACTGGCGCAAATTTGTCAAACCATCGGAAATGTCGGGCTATCTGCGTGGTGCGGGTCTGGACCTTCAAGACATTACCGGGGTCACTTACAACCCGTTCAACGACACATGGTCGCCTGCCCCGCGTGATCTTGATGTGAATTATATGGTGATTGCCAAAAAGCCTGACTGA